One genomic segment of Salinibacter grassmerensis includes these proteins:
- a CDS encoding efflux RND transporter periplasmic adaptor subunit — protein sequence MRSDMMLSVRSVASSTGVIAGLALLVGLVVGGGAVVWYGGPYVVEPAAHSSHDDMASMDGSSEMGTGADSTGEMTMEDDSTGRARSSSGQAAGLATYDTDGDGYVYQGGMHPDIVRDEAGQCPICGMDLTRTPVGEQEGGTVKVSPATMQNIGVRSQTVAVEPLARTVRTTGRFEANERLATAVAPKVGGWVETLHVDYEGARVQKGEPLFDLYSPQLVATQEEYLAALRTADRLGSDDGAQRLVDAARRRLSYWDISEDQIKRLEETRTPMRTLTFTAPSTGTVTTKKITEGEKLSPGQTLFHITGLSPLWLMVDVYEQDLSWIDVGSRAQVELPYSPGRTVTGRVEYIYDEVDTDTRTVRARIAVPNPNRILKPGMYATVRLSGGEATPRPVVPSSAIVSSGEREIVIRALGDGRFRPVPVHTGRSADGRTQVLHGLDGGERVVTSAQFLIDSEARLSGALAAMDDSTSMQGAGHQH from the coding sequence ATGCGAAGTGACATGATGTTAAGCGTTCGATCAGTTGCTAGCAGCACGGGTGTGATTGCCGGCCTTGCATTGCTCGTCGGCCTCGTTGTTGGGGGCGGGGCTGTGGTGTGGTACGGCGGGCCATACGTTGTGGAGCCGGCGGCGCACTCGTCCCACGACGACATGGCGAGCATGGATGGCTCCAGCGAGATGGGCACGGGGGCCGACTCCACCGGTGAGATGACCATGGAGGACGACTCCACGGGCCGGGCCAGATCCTCAAGCGGACAGGCGGCCGGTTTGGCGACGTACGACACCGATGGGGACGGGTACGTTTACCAAGGGGGGATGCACCCAGACATCGTCCGCGACGAGGCTGGGCAGTGCCCCATCTGCGGCATGGATTTGACCCGGACCCCGGTAGGCGAGCAGGAGGGGGGCACGGTTAAGGTCTCGCCAGCGACAATGCAGAACATTGGCGTGCGGTCACAGACCGTTGCGGTGGAGCCGCTGGCCCGCACGGTGCGCACGACCGGGCGGTTCGAGGCCAACGAGCGCCTTGCGACGGCGGTAGCGCCGAAGGTAGGGGGCTGGGTGGAGACGCTGCACGTAGACTACGAGGGGGCGCGGGTGCAGAAAGGCGAGCCCTTGTTTGACCTTTACAGTCCGCAGTTGGTGGCGACGCAGGAGGAGTACTTGGCCGCGTTGCGGACGGCCGACCGGCTTGGCTCGGACGACGGCGCCCAGCGACTGGTGGACGCGGCCCGGCGTCGGCTCAGCTACTGGGACATCTCCGAGGATCAAATCAAGCGCCTGGAAGAGACGCGGACGCCGATGCGGACGCTCACGTTTACTGCCCCGTCCACCGGCACCGTGACGACGAAGAAAATCACGGAGGGAGAAAAGCTTTCGCCGGGGCAGACGCTCTTTCACATCACCGGCCTGAGTCCGCTCTGGCTCATGGTGGACGTCTACGAGCAAGACCTGTCCTGGATCGACGTAGGTAGCCGGGCGCAGGTGGAGTTGCCTTACAGTCCGGGGCGGACGGTGACCGGGCGGGTCGAGTACATCTACGACGAGGTGGACACTGACACTCGCACGGTGCGGGCCCGCATTGCGGTGCCGAATCCGAATCGGATACTGAAACCGGGGATGTACGCGACAGTCCGGCTGTCGGGAGGCGAGGCGACGCCCCGCCCGGTCGTCCCGTCCTCGGCCATCGTAAGCAGCGGCGAGCGGGAGATTGTGATTCGGGCGCTCGGGGACGGGCGCTTCCGGCCGGTGCCGGTGCATACGGGACGCTCGGCGGACGGACGCACGCAGGTGCTCCATGGACTGGACGGGGGCGAGCGGGTGGTAACGAGCGCGCAGTTCCTCATTGATTCGGAGGCGCGGCTAAGCGGCGCACTGGCGGCGATGGACGATAGCACGTCGATGCAGGGTGCCGGCCACCAACACTAG
- a CDS encoding TolC family protein yields MSRRPFWMGAVGLWGFLLVQAVAAQPQPNTVPPALLDPTPLDSTTADASATPPLRLDSLFHAAAQGNPSLRAARLRSDAREKRGDQVGALPHPTVGGTVFSFPIVTARGEQRTQWRVQQAIPFPGKRSLRRTVADLGADVAAANADALEQDLALRIRRAYYTLVRVQAHERSIRRFQADLKQFEQAATSQYEVGEEGQSAILKAQIERQRLETRLEGLAADRQSALQTLSRLTGQEGLARRDPVAEIGTRPETDPVEPARALDRRPEATKIQRRIERSERETELAKKEQWPDVTVGVQYFDIAPADLTPAMNGRDALALSVGIKVPLWRSKQTAAIQEAEIERQRARTELASFRLELRTRLSDLQQQMERREQQLTLLDETLLPKAETALETTLSGYQTGQSDFLDLLDAERTLFQLRLQRASVHTRLLKTEAKWERAAGRVDLTGAAE; encoded by the coding sequence ATGTCACGTCGCCCATTTTGGATGGGGGCCGTAGGCCTGTGGGGGTTCTTGCTGGTACAGGCCGTTGCTGCCCAGCCTCAGCCCAACACTGTCCCCCCGGCCCTGCTCGACCCCACACCGCTCGATTCTACGACTGCCGACGCCTCGGCAACGCCCCCGCTACGCCTGGATTCTTTGTTTCACGCTGCCGCTCAGGGAAACCCATCCCTACGGGCGGCCCGGCTCCGCAGCGACGCCCGTGAGAAACGAGGAGATCAGGTGGGAGCGCTCCCCCACCCTACCGTCGGAGGCACGGTCTTCTCCTTTCCAATTGTGACGGCGCGGGGCGAGCAGCGTACGCAGTGGCGCGTCCAACAGGCAATTCCGTTTCCCGGTAAGCGCTCCCTTCGCCGGACAGTGGCAGACCTCGGGGCTGACGTCGCCGCGGCAAATGCGGACGCCCTTGAGCAGGACCTTGCCCTTCGCATCCGGCGGGCCTACTACACCCTCGTCCGGGTGCAGGCTCATGAGCGCTCCATCCGTCGCTTTCAGGCCGATCTGAAGCAGTTCGAGCAAGCAGCGACCTCGCAGTACGAGGTCGGAGAAGAGGGACAATCGGCCATCTTAAAGGCCCAGATCGAGCGTCAGCGTTTGGAGACGCGCCTCGAAGGGCTAGCGGCCGACCGGCAGTCGGCGCTGCAGACGCTGTCTCGGCTAACGGGGCAAGAGGGCCTTGCGCGGCGCGATCCCGTGGCCGAGATCGGCACCCGGCCCGAGACGGACCCCGTCGAGCCCGCCCGGGCCCTCGACCGGCGCCCGGAAGCAACGAAGATTCAGCGCCGCATCGAGCGGTCCGAGCGTGAAACCGAGCTCGCGAAGAAGGAGCAATGGCCGGACGTTACTGTCGGCGTGCAGTACTTCGACATCGCGCCGGCCGACCTGACCCCTGCGATGAACGGCCGCGACGCGCTGGCCTTGAGCGTCGGCATAAAGGTGCCGCTCTGGCGCAGTAAACAGACGGCAGCGATCCAGGAAGCGGAGATCGAGCGGCAGCGGGCCAGGACGGAACTGGCCTCGTTCCGGCTAGAGCTGCGCACGCGGCTGTCCGACCTTCAACAGCAGATGGAGCGGCGGGAGCAGCAGCTGACGCTGCTGGATGAGACGCTGCTTCCGAAGGCCGAAACCGCCCTCGAAACGACCCTCAGCGGCTACCAGACTGGGCAGAGCGACTTTTTGGACCTGCTCGACGCGGAGCGGACACTGTTTCAGCTCCGGCTTCAGCGGGCGTCCGTCCACACGCGCCTTCTCAAAACCGAAGCGAAGTGGGAGCGGGCGGCAGGACGGGTGGACCTCACCGGCGCGGCCGAGTAA